A genome region from Aurantiacibacter sp. MUD61 includes the following:
- a CDS encoding citrate synthase produces the protein MADKQAELTVGGETHDFPTLEGSVGPEVIDIRKLYGKTGKFTFDPGYKSTAACESALTFIDGNEGVLLHRGYPIGQLAEHSSFMEVSYLMLNGELPKQDELDEFTNTITYHTMLHDQMRQFYQGFRRDAHPMAIMCGVVGALSAFYHDSTDISDPEHRKISSHRLIAKMPTIAANAYKYAVGQPFMQPQNSLSYTGNFLRMTFGVPAEEYEVIPAVEKAMDRIFILHADHEQNASTSTVRLAGSSGANPFACISAGIACLWGPAHGGANEAALNMLREIGTPDKIPHYIERAKDKNDPFRLMGFGHRVYKNYDPRATVMQKTVREVFDALDVKDPVFETALQLEEIALNDPYFQEKKLFPNVDFYSGIILSAIGFPTTMFTALFALARTVGWVAQWNEMISDPGQVIGRPRQLYTGPTQRDYVPVSER, from the coding sequence TTGGCTGACAAGCAGGCGGAATTGACAGTAGGCGGTGAAACGCATGACTTTCCCACTCTTGAGGGGAGCGTTGGCCCCGAGGTCATCGATATTCGCAAGCTCTACGGTAAGACCGGAAAGTTTACGTTCGATCCGGGTTACAAATCGACAGCGGCCTGCGAAAGCGCGCTGACCTTTATTGACGGCAATGAAGGTGTGCTGCTCCACCGCGGCTATCCGATCGGCCAGCTGGCCGAGCATTCCAGCTTCATGGAAGTCAGCTATCTGATGCTCAATGGCGAATTGCCGAAGCAGGATGAGCTGGACGAGTTCACCAACACCATCACCTATCACACGATGCTGCACGATCAGATGCGGCAGTTCTATCAGGGTTTCCGCCGCGATGCGCACCCGATGGCGATCATGTGCGGTGTGGTGGGCGCACTCTCTGCCTTCTACCATGACAGCACCGACATTTCGGACCCCGAGCACCGCAAGATTTCCAGCCATCGCCTGATCGCCAAGATGCCGACGATCGCTGCAAATGCTTACAAATATGCTGTCGGCCAGCCCTTCATGCAGCCGCAGAACTCGCTCAGCTACACCGGCAACTTCCTGCGCATGACCTTTGGCGTGCCGGCCGAAGAGTATGAAGTGATCCCGGCTGTCGAAAAGGCGATGGACCGGATTTTCATTCTCCACGCCGATCACGAGCAGAACGCCTCGACTTCGACCGTTCGCCTCGCCGGTTCGTCTGGCGCCAACCCGTTCGCCTGTATCTCTGCCGGTATCGCCTGCCTGTGGGGCCCGGCGCATGGCGGCGCCAACGAAGCTGCGCTCAACATGCTGCGCGAAATCGGCACGCCGGACAAAATCCCGCACTACATCGAGCGCGCGAAGGACAAGAACGACCCGTTCCGCCTGATGGGCTTCGGTCACCGCGTCTACAAGAACTACGATCCGCGTGCGACCGTGATGCAGAAGACCGTGCGCGAAGTTTTCGATGCGCTCGACGTCAAGGATCCGGTGTTCGAAACGGCACTGCAACTGGAAGAGATCGCGCTGAACGATCCCTATTTCCAGGAGAAGAAGCTGTTCCCGAATGTGGACTTCTATTCCGGCATTATCCTGTCGGCGATCGGTTTCCCGACGACGATGTTCACCGCGCTGTTCGCCCTCGCCCGTACCGTTGGCTGGGTCGCGCAGTGGAACGAGATGATCTCCGATCCCGGCCAGGTCATCGGTCGCCCGCGCCAGCTCTACACCGGGCCGACGCAGCGCGATTACGTGCCGGTCAGCGAACGCTAA
- the gltX gene encoding glutamate--tRNA ligase has product MASATGLNAGNDRPVVTRFAPSPTGFLHIGNARTGLFSWLYARHFGGKALLRIEDTDKKRSTQEAIDVIFDGLDWLGLEFDDEPVYQSSRADRHAEVAHKMLDAGKAYKCFATPEELAEMREQQRANKQPMRYDGRWRDRDASEAPADAPYTIRVKTETDGETVIEDAVQGRVTVKNSEIDDFILLRADGTPTYMLAVVVDDMDMGCTHIIRGDDHLNNAFRQIQVIRAMQGVEDGWEEPTYAHVPLIHGNDGAKLSKRHGALGVRDYREMGILPEALFNYLLRLGWGHGDQEEFSMEEAIALFDIDAVNKGPSRFDMKKLLNMNGNYIRQADDARLAKIAADLIGPEADVALLTEAMPVLKTRARDMNELAAGAEFLFKQRPLEMDEKAAGLLDDEVRMRLSSISGRLQAETDWTIEALEANLKAYAEELGLGLGKLAQPLRAALTGTTTSPGIFDVLVLLGREESLARIDAQAAA; this is encoded by the coding sequence ATGGCAAGCGCAACCGGATTAAATGCTGGCAATGATCGTCCGGTGGTGACGCGGTTTGCGCCCAGCCCGACCGGGTTCCTACACATTGGCAATGCCCGTACCGGTCTGTTCAGCTGGCTCTATGCGCGCCATTTCGGTGGCAAGGCACTTCTGCGGATCGAAGATACCGACAAGAAGCGCAGCACGCAGGAAGCCATCGACGTCATTTTTGACGGCCTCGATTGGCTCGGTCTCGAGTTCGATGATGAGCCGGTTTACCAAAGCTCTCGCGCCGATCGCCATGCCGAAGTCGCACACAAGATGCTGGATGCCGGTAAGGCATACAAATGCTTTGCAACGCCCGAAGAGCTTGCCGAGATGCGCGAACAGCAGCGCGCCAACAAGCAGCCGATGCGCTATGATGGTCGCTGGCGCGATCGCGACGCTTCGGAAGCGCCTGCAGATGCGCCTTACACGATCCGCGTAAAGACCGAGACTGATGGCGAAACCGTGATCGAAGATGCTGTGCAGGGCCGCGTCACGGTGAAGAATAGCGAGATCGACGATTTCATCCTGCTCCGTGCAGATGGCACGCCGACATATATGCTCGCAGTCGTTGTCGACGATATGGATATGGGATGCACCCACATCATCCGCGGCGACGATCACCTCAACAACGCCTTCCGCCAGATTCAGGTGATCCGAGCGATGCAGGGTGTCGAAGATGGCTGGGAAGAGCCGACCTATGCCCATGTGCCGCTGATCCACGGTAATGACGGCGCGAAGCTTTCGAAGCGTCATGGCGCGCTGGGTGTGCGTGACTATCGCGAGATGGGCATCCTTCCCGAAGCGCTGTTCAATTACCTGCTGCGTCTTGGCTGGGGCCACGGCGACCAGGAAGAGTTCAGCATGGAAGAGGCGATTGCCCTTTTCGATATCGACGCGGTGAACAAGGGCCCGAGCCGCTTCGACATGAAGAAGCTGCTGAACATGAACGGCAATTACATTCGCCAGGCGGATGATGCACGTTTGGCAAAGATCGCAGCTGATCTGATCGGCCCGGAAGCCGATGTCGCGCTGCTAACGGAAGCCATGCCGGTGCTCAAAACGCGCGCGCGCGATATGAACGAATTGGCCGCTGGTGCAGAGTTCCTGTTCAAGCAGCGACCGCTGGAAATGGACGAAAAGGCAGCTGGATTGCTCGATGACGAGGTGCGTATGCGACTTTCGTCTATTTCAGGCCGGTTGCAGGCAGAAACGGACTGGACAATTGAGGCGCTGGAGGCCAATCTGAAAGCATATGCGGAGGAGCTGGGACTGGGTCTTGGCAAGCTCGCACAGCCGCTTCGCGCGGCGCTTACAGGGACGACAACCTCGCCCGGAATTTTCGATGTGCTGGTCCTTCTCGGACGGGAAGAAAGCCTCGCGCGGATTGATGCGCAGGCAGCGGCCTGA